A segment of the Corylus avellana chromosome ca2, CavTom2PMs-1.0 genome:
AGgttaacaaattaaattactGTTGAAGATGGTAAAGAGTATTTGCTTAAAGGAGACAAGTTCAACAACTGATATCCGAACACGATACATTCAAGGGAGTATTAGAGTATATGTTCTTGTGGTGTTCGGACCTGTTAGCAAACATGGTCATTCTAGAAGACCACTGTAATTGTATCTTTACAACTTCTTGCATATGATGTTTTATAGTTTCTCGTTGGCTTAGATATGCTTATGTAATTGTATTTCGCCTAAGGTTTCAGGTTAAAAGTATATGGGTGTAGCTGAGCTATACGATGTATATATAGATGTGATATGTTTTAGATGGGTTTGTATTTGTAGGTTTTTGAGCGTGAGTTTGAAGCATGCACATACATTCATAGCTAAATAATATGTTTCGAAGGTTTTCATAACTATAATGTTTACTTCATCCGCTGCAAACTGTTTTACAAATATTGTAAAACCAAGTGTAGCTGTTATTGTAAATTCatgatagaaaacaaaaagtcaGCTCATTGTGACAAGTCAGTAATGCGCCTGGGCAAACGTCATAACTCCCCAATTGCATAAATAATGTTGTGGTTGCAGGTGATGATAATGTTGACGAGGATACAGTGGCCTCGTGCCCGGGCTACTACGATTGCCGTGAAATGCCACATACTTTTGTATTTGACTAGTGCGTATTAGTCTATCTCCATTTGTACCTCATCTTAGATATGTTTATCAACATTTGTGATGTATCTATGGCATTATGTCagatataacatttttttatagcTATTCTTTTGTTATGCATTGTAACAATgtaaaagttgaaaatatagATGTTTATCCCGAGATGTTATTAAGTATGTATAGCTTATTGGGCGACTTCATCATTGCTTATTAAAGGAGTTGTTACAAATAGCAACATCCTTCCATgagtattttttcttctctctttataaACCTTTCTCTTTCACTTAAAGGAGTCTCTCAGTATCTGGATGAGCTCAAGTAAAAATTATGAGATTCCTTCATGTTTTCTATCCTTTAAGTAGGCTGAATGtgtttttatttggaaaaaaaaaaaaaaaaaaccattttatcatgaatatgtttttatttaaatctgGCTTGCATATGATCAAACCAGATTGAACCTGGCACTCATGCATATTACACTAAAGCTTTCATAGTATTTATTGTAGTCATTGAGTTATTCAATATGGAAGATTAAGTCTCAAGAACCTTTCTGTTCCTCATTCTGGATCCTCATGACATCAATGTATGATTTCCCATCAAGTTTACGAGAGAAAAGTCCCTTGAAGTAATCTGCAACTCCTATTCTTTTGAACAATGCCGGTGATTCTGGAGTAATAAGGCTTGGTGCTGGACCCATATCTCCTTCCAGTCTGGGGTTGTAAAATGTAGCCATGGAGAGCCTTTCCTTTACTGAGTTAACAGTAGCCCGATGCTCAATGCTACGGTATATTCCATTGGTCACAATCTGCAAAAAACatgcatggaaaacacataagaACAAGTTAAGCATATGTTTGATTCtagaaagcacataaaaaagAGATTGGGGTAAATTCACTCTAAACTCCTGAACTACAACACAATTTGACatacccctgaactttcaattgcagtcaatttgaaccattccgtcagattttaaacgttaaaagtgagacaatgacatttataccgttaacttttttataaaatttcaaatttacccttaatttcaaattaaaaattaaaaaatatatatattattaaaaaaaaaaaatcacaaggtgacccacggttgggccacaTTGTGATccttcttttcaaaatttgtttttaataaaaataaaattgaagggtaattttgtttttttaggggttttaacggcaaaaattgacgaagGAGagtaaattgactgcaattgaaagttcaggagtccaaattaagaggtttCAAAGTTCGGGGTATGTCAAATCACGTGGTAATTCAGGGgtgtaaagtgaagttactccAAAGAGATTTAATTATATACCTCCAAAATGTCTCCAATGTTGACAATAAAAGCATTAGAGAGGGGTTTAACAGGAATCCACATCCCATCTTTTCTTATTTGGAGGCCTTCCATTTCATTGAGTTGGAGGAGGATTGTTAGGCCGACAGAATCAGAGTGAGGGTTGAGGCCAATCACAAGGTCTGGCTGTGGACATGGAGGGTAGTAGTTCATCCTAAATGCCTGCTTCCCATCTTCAAACAGGTTCTTCATGTCATTATAGTCCATTCTAAGAGCTTTCGCCATAAATTCAATGATTTTCATGGCAAGGCTTTTAAGCTCTGCTGAGTAAGCTTCTAAGTTATCTCTGCATGTGAAGATTAATTAAACAACCTACTCTCATatttttcagagagagagagagaaagagagagagagagagagaggacctaAATGGAAGGGGGAGCTTTGGGAACAAATGGGGCTTCCTCAAAGAGGTTGGGAGAGTGACCATGTAGAACATGTCTCCCCAATCAAGCTTTTGCTCCTCGGACACAACAAAGGCCTGTCCAAAACCCTCCAAATGTCCTGGTTCTTGCCAGTAtgtcttcttttcttccatcgGCAGCTTGAAAAATTcttgaatttctaatttcacctTCTCCAACAATGAAGCTTTCACCCCATGATTTATTAACTACAAAAACATTTCCAATTTTTACATAAAAAGAGATAACATAtatctatatagttttatatgaGAGAGAAAGTCAACGCCGAAACACCACCAGGACTCGACTAGGCCATCATAAGGACCCGACTAGGACGTCCCCGGAACACCGCTGGGATCTGGTTAGGACCAAATTAGTACCCTGCCAGGACCCAGTCGAAACCCTATCATGACCCGGTTGGAACCTGTCAAGACTCAACCAAGATCTATCGAAACTTGTTCCGGACCCGAATGGGACACCGCTGGACCTAGTCAGAACCCACTGAGCCCTAACTGAGACCCAGTTAGAACATCATTAGGACTTGGCCGGGACATGCTGGGAACCAGTTATGACACCATTGGGCCTGGAGTCAGGggattttcgtaatttaaattttaatatgatggaatgaaaatatatataaaaaaatagtaatttttcaTACGCGCTAAAcacctaaaaatatttttcaaaaaatcaagaaaatatttttcactgaaaacattttccaacaaaaaaaacattttatgtttaggaaaaattaacatatccaaataaaaaataaaataaaaaaatctagagAAAGAGATGGGAAGAGAGGATGACCTGGAAGAAACCCCATTCTTTGCATGCGCAGTGCATCTTCTCCAACTCAGAGTCCATAAATTCAGGGGAGAAAAGCTTCTGCATGTTGATGACTGGGACTTGGGGTAAACAAGTGGTGTCGGATATGTTTGGAGGGTCCTGATCGGGACGCACATACCGCGGCGGCACTGTCGCCGTCGTCTCCTTCGCTAGCTCCTGAACACAAGGAACTGGGAGAGAGCTCCCCAGCGATTGCTCTGTTTCCATAGCTCCAAGAAAACCCAAAGCCCAAATGCTTCAATCCTACCTACTCCCAATCAAGAACACTCAACTTTAAGAATATTGACACGAGTCACACGACtcttttttttagatgaatgatagaaacaaattttatacaaatctaGTTGTCTGTCTATTAATGAAAGTTCAAATGCTTCATTTGGACTTTCACGAGTCGTGTGACTCGTGTCATATGGAAACAGAGCGATTGCTCTGTTTCCATAGCTCCAAGAAAACCCAAAGCCCAAATGCTTCAATCCTACCTACTCCCAATCAAGAACACTCAACTTTAAGAATATTGACACGAGTCACACGACTCTTTTTTTAAGATGAATGATAGACAcaaattttatacaaatctaGTTGTCTGTCTTTTAATGAAAGTTacaaggggaaaaaagaaaaaagggataaattaaaaattagtccttatcgttttagtgatttataattagctTTATGTAGTATAAAATTGAACTCGCACTTCttgagatatgccaaaaaaaaaaatagttaccagagtcaaattccgtccacaaatttaatagattttatTAGTGTAACACTAACTTAAATAGGAcaaatgttataattttattgattCTCATGTTTCACGTTATTCGATTTTATTAAGTTGgtgaacaaaatttgactataaAAACTAAATTGTTTCATTTTAATGCCAAGTAGATGTAATTGCAAAGGAAAAACCTTCTATCAGGTCGGTCTGTAAAAGGCCACTTTTGCAGCAACTAATAGAAGCCTGACACATCTATCACCTAAAGtacaaaaaatgcacaaaaataacCTACAACAAAATACACTGAATTTTTGTTGAACCAAGCCCTCTACATGGATATGCACAAGAGACTCATGGGTCTACTGAAACAAGCCTTCTCTGGTGGATCCTTTTAGAGTGATAAAATCCTTAAAGGGTTAACTTTTCACTTtaaggttttagttttgaatccagaaacgagttttgaggcattaaaaacgggttttgaggcattagaaactagTTTTGAGGCTAAGTTTGGCTAAAAAGAGGTCGGATAGGGTGACTCACGGCTGGGTCACGACCAGACCTAGTTGTGGAGAGAAGACCCATCAGAAAAACAcccccccctaaaaaaaaaattgaacaggCCACAAACACCGGTGGCTGCCCGTCGGTgagggggagagagaagaggaaagagagaaaaagagaaaaagtggaAGAGGAAACAGTGGGTCTGAAGAAGAAATCCCGTCAGCAGTGatggaagatgaagaagaaaggcAGAGAGTTGCGTGGGATGAAGAAGAAATCCCGTGTTTTCATCCTATTCCATAAACTGTGCTTCCCTTATATGTC
Coding sequences within it:
- the LOC132170779 gene encoding protein SRG1-like; its protein translation is METEQSLGSSLPVPCVQELAKETTATVPPRYVRPDQDPPNISDTTCLPQVPVINMQKLFSPEFMDSELEKMHCACKEWGFFQLINHGVKASLLEKVKLEIQEFFKLPMEEKKTYWQEPGHLEGFGQAFVVSEEQKLDWGDMFYMVTLPTSLRKPHLFPKLPLPFRDNLEAYSAELKSLAMKIIEFMAKALRMDYNDMKNLFEDGKQAFRMNYYPPCPQPDLVIGLNPHSDSVGLTILLQLNEMEGLQIRKDGMWIPVKPLSNAFIVNIGDILEIVTNGIYRSIEHRATVNSVKERLSMATFYNPRLEGDMGPAPSLITPESPALFKRIGVADYFKGLFSRKLDGKSYIDVMRIQNEEQKGS